In Arachis hypogaea cultivar Tifrunner chromosome 2, arahy.Tifrunner.gnm2.J5K5, whole genome shotgun sequence, a genomic segment contains:
- the LOC112742267 gene encoding protein ROOT INITIATION DEFECTIVE 3, with the protein MEVVVASSSVDAGIGCWDLHTGAEQLRHKSCSSPPHGLISVGGRFLASSHLSPLSSGGSVLFWSWSKPQVGVRCFPAETIKPLSANHPGTYIAGGGVSGGIYLWEVETGRLLKKWNAHYRAVTCLVFSEDDSLLISGSEDGSVRVWSLFMIFDDLRSQEATHLYEHSFTGHALRVTDVVIGYGCSNAIIVSASEDRTCKVWSLSTGALLRNIVFPAIIDAIVLDPAEHVFYAGSRDGKIFIVALHTESLVTSNDGMHIVGSFSNHSKSVTCLAYGISGNLLISGSEDGMIRVWNARTHNIVRMFKYAKGPVSNICVVRPEIDSTSHILQSSSRKQGSDLPPPLEKYANSVEDSDAKTPIVLCGAKRCAKVSYLSSHAISSHVKELQRHGSAAASELEMEKLKDDYQKSMQMVNQWKKMYENLHQFCVKELLDGGQASVSDENNK; encoded by the exons ATGGAAGTTGTGGTGGCTTCCTCCTCCGTGGATGCCGGAATAGGTTGCTGGGATCTACATACGGGGGCAGAGCAGCTCCGCCACAAGTCATGCTCCTCCCCTCCTCATGGCCTCATCTCTGTCGGTGGTCGCTTCCTCGCTTCTTCACATCTCTCTCCACTATCCTCTGGCGGCTCTGTTCTCTTCTGGTCCTGGTCTAAG CCTCAAGTTGGAGTTAGGTGCTTTCCAGCTGAAACTATAAAGCCCCTTTCTGCTAATCATCCAGGCACATATATAGCTGGTGGAGGTGTCTCTGGTGGCATATACCTTTGGGAg GTTGAAACTGGTAGATTACTTAAGAAGTGGAATGCTCATTATAGAGCTGTTACTTGTCTGGTATTTTCTGAAGACGACTCGCTTCTGATTTCTGGTTCGGAAGATGGTTCAGTAAGAGTTTGGTCCCTCTTCAT GATATTTGATGATCTGAGAAGTCAAGAAGCAACTCATCTCTATGAGCATAGCTTTACAGGTCATGCCCTACGTGTAACTGATGTTGTGATTGGTTATGGATGTAGCAATGCCATTATAGTGTCGGCATCAGAGGATCGGACCTGTAAG GTGTGGAGCTTGTCCACAGGAGCATTACTAAGAAATATAGTATTCCCTGCAATCATAGATGCCATTGTATTGGATCCTGCTGAGCATGTCTTTTACGCTGGCAGTAGAGATGGAAAAATATTTATTGTTGCACTTCACACTGAGAGCCTTGTTACTAGTAATGATGGGATGCATATCGTTGGTTCATTTTCTAACCACAg CAAGTCAGTTACTTGTTTGGCATATGGCATCAGTGGAAATTTGTTAATATCCGGGTCAGAGGATGGAATGATTCGTGTTTGGAATGCAAGAACTCATAACATTGTCCGCATGTTCAAATATGCTAAAG GGCCTGTAAGTAATATTTGTGTTGTTAGGCCCGAAATAGACTCAACTAGTCATATATTACAATCATCATCAAGAAAGCAGGGGTCCGATTTACCCCCTCCGTTGGAGAAATATGCAAACTCAGTTGAAGATTCAGATGCTAAGACACCTATTGTCCTTTGCGGTGCCAAGAGATGTGCCAAAGTTTCGTATCTCAGTTCTCATGCGATATCTTCTCACGTCAAGGAACTTCAG CGACACGGTTCTGCTGCTGCTTCTGAATTGGAAATGGAGAAACTAAAAGATGATTACCAGAAGTCAATGCAAATGGTTAATCAATGGAAGAAAATGTATGAAAACTTGCATCAATTTTGTGTGAAGGAGCTCTTAGATGGTGGTCAAGCGAGTGTTTCTGATGAAAATAACAAATAA